The DNA sequence CTGGCTGGATAGAACTCACGGCTACCCTGATTTCTATCTGACTCAGTATATGTCCGGACATGGCGCATACGGAAGCTATTTGGATAAAAGACATCTCACGGATTCTCCTCTGTGCTCCTGCGGAGAATTAGGTACTCCtgaacacacattttttgcttgtaaattaaacgaaaaagatagggagaaattaGAAAAGGAAATCAATCATCGAATATGTGCAAATAACTTATTACAACTCATGTTAGAGAATAGGAAATACTGGAACCCAGGATACAACTTCATTAAGAATACTTTAGAAGATAAGAATAAAATGTACAATGATAAGATAAACAATATTGTACCAAAGCCACCCCCTCACCCACACCCCGACGTAATGCCAACAGGCGGTTCCGGGGTCTCGATATTATCGATATAGACAAACAGTAGACAATTaagataaaatataaaattaagaaTCTTCAACTGTATGAATGTATCTTTTAACTATAATAAAgcacttctaaaaaaaaaaaaaatgtacctgaGAATATCAGGATCGTGACCGAAAGAGGAGTACACGATGACAGGAGCTTTGAGGAGGTGCCCGAGGACAATTTGTGCTTCCTGCCCGAAGAATGGCTCCATAAAAACCAGATCGAATTTATTGTCATTGTGAATTAAATCTTGGAAAACTGTAGACTCGAGCATTAGCGGTATATTGGCGTCCGCTCGGTTTTTCCAAAAGTCGATGGGGAACACCTTATTTTCAACAGTCCAATCTACCCATTGTCTCGGTGTAATTgctggaaaaaagagaaaatcaaattaTCCTTTTTTGCTACagtaaatggaccgcgttaaacagaaaggaaccaagccacatcagctattgtcaaatttaattgggcgaattaattttttacatgaaaacggttgtgcggattttcgtgcaaatttcagtgaattttctccgtagTTCGACGCAAATTGCTTAAAaagttcaaaggaatccgcacaaacgttctctcgtaaaaaattgacttgcccagttaaatttggcaacagctgatgtggcttggttcctttttgttaaacgcggtccaaataccaTTGTCCTGGAACTTGAGAATGTTTGCGATCGGTTAATTTTTGAGATTGTTAGCCTTTTCAACGAATGAAAAGGGACCGCGTCCAGcacaaaggaaccaagccacatcagctatggccaaatttaattgggcaattcactattttacattaaaacggttgtgcggacttttgtgaaaatttccgtgGATTTTCTGCATACTATGAAGCGAATTCCTCAAAAGTTTCGAAGAATTCCGCAAAcgttctctcaaaaaaaattaaattgccctcttagtaagtaattttaaacaaatgtttatattatagccttttatgtTCAGTGGTGGAGTATTACCTTCTTCGAGTTGTAGGTACTATTATGTAGCTGTCTCATTTTTTCTCGCCTTAAGGAACGTATTGTAAGActccattaaaaatatattgCTGCACATTCTGCGGTAAATTACTCAATTGTATGATCCTACATCCATACTTTGTCGTCCTCCTCACGAAAGGacataactccatttcaatgttgctaaatttctcgcaaattgcatagtacactaggaaaaaaaaacacattggatctagagtccagattcttaaaaaaatcgacaagaaaaagtactcttgattcaatcagaatctagcttaaaccaagaaccaagcctcttaatttaagcggatttcgttttgattcaagcaaaaatccgattgaatcaagagtattttttcttgtcaatgttttcaagagtctggactctggatccaatgtgttttttttttccagtgtaaccaggagaatcttaggaatttctaactaaaaatttcacggactttccctcagatttcatgcaaaaatcagacccatttcggataaaaattgcataggtgcatttttgtaaaataaattacttGTCTGAATCAATtaggcaaccttggaatggagttacgtttcttcgtccggagGACGACGATTTATGTTTTCTCCTGATTTATCCGTAGAACCGGCTCAGAGAGGCGCagacagaggcggatccagcaatttggcaacaccgaattcctccatttcaaccaatgctaaataatcgattcttgtcggagcacccggCGGccggcccctccaaaaatcgatacattttcataggtttaaatgaaggaaatccggtgttgccaaattgctggatccgccaatgggcgCAGGCCCTCATTTTCTGAAGAAATGCAGGCTCCGTGATCGAGCGGATTTGGAAATTCAGTAGTATTACTTACGGGTCTTTTTGCGGTGACCATCTAACGTGAGCAGAATGTGTTGGAAGTGTGGCGCCTCCTCCTTAGGTGCGTAGGGGCTCACAACAGTCATATTATGGCCGCGGCGGGCCAGGGCAAGAAATATGGGCTCTACTTGAATATAGTGACTCCAATTCGGAGTTGGCAAGAACACCAGGATATTGTAAGCTGAACAGCTGAGAATTGAGGCAAGAGCAAATGCCAACAGCATCAGAGCCCTCATACTTGTAACCTGAAGGAATGGGGAACATCCATGTAACATTAGATAATACGCTCTTTAAaagataagaataaaaaaataataaaaataaaaaaataaaatataagtaaaaaaatgaaaataataaaaaataaaagagctAAATGATTCGATGGAGCTCTTGCATACCCCATGAATTTTCCATTCaagtacttatttttcttctaggGCTTCCGCGAGAAACCGGATGATGCCACTGGTACCCGCGCAGTGAAGTAATTGCAGTCaagaattcgttttttttttttttttttttcattataagAGCCTCTCATTTTCTGCTAATGCTGCCgtgtcaaggaagaacgccgtataaacctttgtGCGATGCCAAATTCCTTTCGGCAAAATACGACTTTTCAGAAGAACTTGTGCGAATTTTCAgttcaattttccagagaattttcttcgtaatgtTTTCTAAAGTATCAGAGGATTTCGAGTAGAAGTATTCTCATTTGtatcaaaaattgatattttaagttgggaaatttggcaactctcggatttTCAtgcggcggttttccttagcacggtagaatgtaGCATTAACTTAACCATTTCGACAACGCATGGATAACACATCCTACTTCTCGGTTCGAAAATTACGAGATTTCAAATTCCGTCGATTGGTGAAAAAATCACTTTGTTTCTGATTTGAATCCAAACAAAGCTCAAAACATCATTTTCAGATGGTAAAAAAGTACAATGATGTAAGTAGAATATAGGTTTGAACGTCATTCAATATCTTTGTTCTACTCATACCTGATCACCATAAATGTAGTGCTCCGTGTGTTATTTTAGAGTTCAGTCCTGTGTCTGTTTAAATGTCATTTTTGACAGGACATcttcacttaaattttttacatcttATACGTGTCGCTTATAAATATTCAATGATTACATTCCGTACACTCTTTGAGACACTAGCGGTTAAGAAGCTTAAAATTATCAGACACATACGCGGTGTCAAAGTTTCTAATTCAGAACCATTGTGAAATAAATGACCATTTTAGGTCGGAGAGCATGAAGTGTGAGTCGTTTGTGTACCTACCCATACTATCAAGAAGGAGAAAGTTCAACgaatgatgagaaaatgtaaTCATCTTTACATATTATCAATGGTTGACAATTTCTTATTTTCCGGTGATAAATAGGTAATTACTTAAtctggcatttccattgtccAACTGAACAATCAGTTTCATCTAAAAATGACTATGAAGATGAAATTAGAGAGCACATTTCTTGATTGCGATATGCTACTGCAGGGTGTTGCAGGGCTAACGAACAGTAATGTATGGCTCGATTCTTCAGTGAAAATCCCTCTTCGGAgtatcaccccccccccttcaacaaaaacacggaaaacactgatttaaaaaaaaaaaaaaaaacggattaaaACGGAactaaaatatttatcaaaaccaaaaattatttcattctaaaagtaaagtatacatcatatcgtaatttttgaggggaaaaataaaactaacactgataggaggcaaacatagggccgcgaagcggcctattgatggcgcggagcgccttcagggggttggaccgcgtagcggtcagggggcgtagccccctagtatttgactatttgcctaggcatttgacaaaatgcctaattttactatttgcctgcgacatatcgattgaagtgtttgaaaatttctttcctcccccccctcctcttggcaccaagttttacgaaaatccaACGGGCAGGAACCGAGATAGCGTTTTAGGCCACGCCCGCcaccttggtttttcgaattttcgaaattagactaaaaattcgaatttaatcgatggaatgggagccgatgtatcaatttaggctacgtccgccgtcttaaattttcaaattcagaaaattcaacttgaaacgcattatacccaaaatctaagctcagattcggcttcctcgtgaaaaatcgatgctacTTCATGTATCATACGTTACCATAGCataaagaaaagagggtaaTCGTAGGCGTAAAGATTCTATCAAAGCCGGCCGGTATGCGGAAGTAGGCACAGAATTCAAACGTTTGAGCTACGCCGCCAGGCGCCAGCGCCAAGCAGTTGGTtcgtccgtttccgagaaaacaaacttcttcttactcatcagctgacccactccgaatcacccatgttgccacgtcggaCTGATATGTTAGAATCTACACGCCTACGTTATTCTCTTTCCTTCATGATATGGTGAGATATGATACATGacattgcatcgatttttcacgaggaaggcgaatctgagcttagattttggatattatgcgttttaagtcaaattttcttttatctattttaagtcactcaggaaaatttgcggaaactcattagaataacggtgtgtattcttttaaaaacattgatcaaaaataaaacattgacggtatttgaatccattaatctccgagataacttgaacacggttgttctacgacttattacgtatgttgttttcttccgcattcgttgtcggcagcgtagcggccaaaggcccctggtactaataatagttttcaaaatcaatttttttctacattcaaaattccaaggaaatggcagaaatttatcaattgttactaatgttttaacaatgtttcttgtcaattgtaTGCTGTCGTTAAGCTAAACATCCCAGGTTTACCAGTAGGCTAGGCATGCACTATATTTAACACCATGTCAAGGCTTCAGTACTTTAGAGGggtaatgtttttattttctattctacaTAATCTCACTTGTTCAAGTAAGTAGCCTGGGCTTATTTGTCCAATGCTAGAAGCACTTTAgccaatcataaaaataatcctagtttgaaaattttgaattgattctcgacatgaaaagaaaaaaagaaaaaatagataaataaaatgcggttataaataacaacgaagagatatataatgaagtataaaaattaaaatgaatagactgaattaaagtaaaaaaataaaaaattgcaagaaataaaataaagtaagtaacggtaaaatacagggaagaaataaagaataaataatcaaagaaaaataatattaagtaaagaaaaaacgataaagtaaaacattaaaattaagtaaagaaacaaaggaaaaaaattaaaataaagtaaataaataaaaaagaaataatcaaagaaaaattatattacgtaaagaaaaaaaataaagtaaaaaatttaaaatgaagtaacgaaataaaataaagtaaaaaactgaaataacgttaaaaaataaaatgaaatacaaaaattagaaaGTTGAATGAACCAATCTAAGTATGTAGATTGAATATCCTGGTTTTCCGTTCAAATCGAAGCTATgtacaggtttttcggtcatgATTCTCATCATACTGTATAGCTCAATCGTTAGGGTCTTCGGCTAGGGTTagataggtcccaggttcaatccccgcggtaggcaaaaaaatttgataggtcggATACGACTACAGCACCTCACAATAAGTACTGTAGTCTCATTTtactcgatttcgaaatttatttacgcgattaacccttttccaccatcccctagctgcgaaccccgacATTGCACAcctttgtattcaatttttttagctgtacgtttcacaagaaaatactcctctttatggctaaaaacacaaaatattaggTTCTCCTTGCTTTCATGATTGATACACTAAACATCCGGATGGGTCAGTTTACCATCTTTGAAGGTCTATCTCAGCAACGTTGTGAGGGACGTCTACGGAGGACGGCGCGCCCGCCCAGCAGTGTTGGTGCGAATTACCATCTTTGTTGTCAACGCCTACCTGATCGCGGTTTGAGGTTTCTAACCATCATACATTTGTGCTCGTAGCAAAATTGTTCTCAGGGGTCGAATCTGGGAATCCAAGATGGTAAATGTCACCTACTATCTGGCTATAAGcaccaaagatttttttccgtgaacaaCGCCTTCCCCATAAGCTGCGACTTtccacataaaaaaaaaaaattccttactttacttttaattttaccCAAATTTACTTTCCCTTCAACCATACCTATGAACTAGATtctactgatttttcatttccCTTCTGGGCTATGTGAAACCCTGGATCTTGCAAGAGAGGGGCCGGGCGGAGCCAGTTACAGCTTGGCTATTCGCCGTAAAGAATGGCATTACCAtcatacttaaatttttaaattttctttgaagcaATGTAATCAACTCTTCAATTAAACACAGTCCAccataattttgagaaaatcctcCGTTTTCGCTCTAAAAGTCAGGATCCTACTTTTAATTCGAGAAAAACGGGATGGAAACAACTATAGATAAACTTCTTTCGGTTGTAGGACGAGAAAAAGTTCAGATCTTCTATAGaaagtttattttgaaacaagctGCAACTAAAAAGTACTGCTCGTTTATTTCTAAAAAATGGTTTTTAAGGTATCGCGTATCTATTGCTcttcccagtttttttttccattttaaaatgaaaacatcaGCGCGCATTTCGTTTTACAAAAGCATGCGTTCAAAATTCATGATGCCTTTTTTAGTATGAATTAATATGAGCAGCAACTTCTAATCTCAGCATTTATGGCGCTCCTCAATGTTATAGTTCCTCAACATCAAAAACCATGTTCTCTTATTCACTCTGACGCTCCGTGCTCacttctctttaaaaaaaaaaaaaaaaaaaaaaaaaaaaaaaaaaaaaaaaaaaaaaaaaccgcctcTTTTTCAAAACAAACGAGTTAATTCTGCCacattaaaatgcaattttccgaGTAGTAAGAATGCAATGATTAATCTTCAAATGATGCTCAGGAATTAAAAGCCAACAAAATTATGCCCAAATACTAAGTGTCGCAACATTTTGTCCCGACTGGGAAAATGTTGTGGTGCTCTGCTACATTGGACGAAGGAGAACATACAATTTCTTGAACAATGacttaacaaaaaaaatattttattggttCTTTGGTTTTAAGGGTTTCCTTCCAATGACACGTTTTCGACATAAAAATAGGACTAGTTTCACAAAAAGGTAAACCACCACAAAAATGATGGCAGCACATATTACAAAAACATCTAAAAAGAATAGCTGATACCACGGCATATGAACCGTTAGAGGTTTCAAGTGATGAGCGCCCTCATGCCGTATAACATATTCTATCCAATAGATAGCTGTATCCAGAGATGACATTGGCTTGTCGGTGAAAACTTTCGAAGCTTTGCCGATGTTTTCTTTAAATCTGGAATAAACACGAAAATTAACCAATTGACTGCTGAAATATTTTCGATTAAGAAGTCTCGCTTACAAAAGACAAATCGATCTGttcaaagggggaaaaacgAACGAACTCGTTAATTGTCTCAATGTAGGGTATTGAATAAATAGTATTTTTTACGATCAAattgtttaagagtctggactctgggtccaagaaactaatttttccagtgtgcgtatTTTTAGAGAAATGTTTCAATATGATTCTTAGCGAAACCtacaaaattgaataaaattgaaCGAAAGTACATCATTTACTCACCTCGAATCACCCAATACCGTATTAATTGCCCAGGTCAAAGATTCCCGCGTTATATTCAGGTACGCTAATTGCAGACCGTAACCAAGGTATTCTGCGTTcaccatattatttttttgatcTCCATAGAACGGCGTTCCTATAACCGGCACGGCGTAGCGTATAGCTTCCATCGTACTTGACACACCACCATGGGTCATAAACAAAACGCAGTTTGGATGAGCTGCgggaaaaatgcaaaatgttAATAGTTTTATGGTTCGTAAATTGTAACATGCCgttcatggaaaaaataaaaaaatctactcGAGTCAAAGTGCGTGCTAAAAACTGTTGGCATGGTCTACAATTGATTTTGGTAAGCTCGATCGATAAGAATAACTTATTGATTACGAGAAATAGATAAAATAGACCAGGAAAATTAATGGTGCGAATGAAATTTTAGTGAGATTTTCGATACACATTGCttgaattttgagcattttcagAATCTAAGGTCCGCAAGATGAGTGAGTATTCATAGGTAATCTTCGGGTAGGCTGCATAAGGCGACCAGAGGCTTGAAAGAATTCTGGTTTAAGTGATGCTCTACCTATGTGCTAGCATTTGCTCCAGTTTGCATGGCTTACACTACGCGGAGTCCAAGAATAGCCGGCGCGCCTTCACTCTCTCACTTATGCAATATTAGCATCAGTCGAgctgaaattgttgcattctaAAGTTTCTCTTACCTGCGTTTGCtcttttgccaaaattgaaTTGAGGGTGTCACATTCTATCTCAGCCAATCGCAAATAGCCGCGAGATTTATTTTCCACTGAATCATCCATTAATGAATATATTCATCCATTTAatcttttatattttagagGATGCAAAATCACATGGAAAGAAAGATATTTTGTACACTAAATCATCGGctgattttaaatttcttcctttttattattattattattattatttttgtttgtttattttcgtTATCGCCGTGAAAGTATGGCGGAGGAACTATGAGTGAATTCCTGTTGATTTTTCAGCCGAAGTTAAGGAGGAAATTGcatttggaattttaaaaaattcatatgACTTTCAGACACGGATGACTTTAAAGTAAAATACCGTGGCAAACACTTGGTATTATCAAgattaaaaaatactgcaaacgcAGAGGAATGATAGCCTGATGTATAGAAAAAACCTGAATGTGAGTTTACCTAAAACACTCTTCTGGTCGAACCAACTTCTTATGTGGACGTTTTCAGGAATATTAAAGTTGGAGGAATTAAGGTAACTAGAGTCTGCTTTCCATAGAATCGTCTGTGGTAACTCTTTGAAAGCAGATAAATAAGCGTGTAAAATCTCCTTTCGGACTAGATTCGTTGTCAACAGAGATCCGTAAGAGAAGAATATCACACCATCCTTTGCCTTATTCATTATTCTTTCCAGATCCTAGAAGCAGAAAATGGGAGGAAAATGCATTAATGTAAATCGTGTAAGAATGTAGCTCACAAGCTACCGAGACTAGTATCTATTTCTGTAAGTGTGAATTCCAAGAATTTTTCATCGTTTCAtcgtttcaaaatgaaaaactggGAACTAGTAAGGTATAACTACTAAGGTGAACTGGGGAGCTAAGGAAAGTAAGGGGCGAAAAGTAAAATTCGAAATACCCGCCGatgaaaaatggcggaaatttcaaattcagcagaaaattgaattcaacAAGAGATGTTGAATTTTAGTTTGTTTCTACGTTATACCCCGCATAATTCGATTTTGGAATAGACAGACGGGAACGTAACAGACGGGAGAACTGGAGCAGTCTATAAAAAAGTGGAACGAAGATACGCCCCTTTCCTATAGACCAATCAAAAACGACGAAACGTCTGTTCTACCCAtttgtttcgtttcagtcttgcgggaagtttaaaatttaatgcCGATTTTCGTA is a window from the Bemisia tabaci chromosome 10, PGI_BMITA_v3 genome containing:
- the LOC109032402 gene encoding UDP-glucosyltransferase 2 isoform X8, encoding MEHSFEQWHAIFSISLWKKMADARIPKLLESSVFQDLYNGDNKFDLIFTELFFGQEALVVLGHIFNAPVVTYSSYGYDTEILRYSGAMNAVAYLPWKDSSYPTVHPSSLLERLDNALISFAVMLFNEYWYFPDHDALLAKHLPGPLPRVTDMLRNVSLFILTANTAVDGAKLFPPNVIEISGIHMKEPEPLDKDLERIMNKAKDGVIFFSYGSLLTTNLVRKEILHAYLSAFKELPQTILWKADSSYLNSSNFNIPENVHIRSWFDQKSVLAHPNCVLFMTHGGVSSTMEAIRYAVPVIGTPFYGDQKNNMVNAEYLGYGLQLAYLNITRESLTWAINTVLGDSRFKENIGKASKVFTDKPMSSLDTAIYWIEYVIRHEGAHHLKPLTVHMPWYQLFFLDVFVICAAIIFVVVYLFVKLVLFLCRKRVIGRKPLKPKNQ